In a genomic window of Glycine max cultivar Williams 82 chromosome 13, Glycine_max_v4.0, whole genome shotgun sequence:
- the LOC100807742 gene encoding zinc finger HIT domain-containing protein 2 isoform X2: MADNIVTSSNSSTASLNPTRIICHVCQKQFSQYTCPRCNSRYCSLQCYKSHSLRCTESFMKENVVQQLHQMQPDEQTKNKMLDILKRFHSQEEMDEDYSTLSEETMEKILSGQEISFDDLSLEEKKRFHIAIAYGELSKMIKPWDPWWSKPSARNICLSKEGTQLVQPIPDQELLDDDIGSDEFSKVPLGPETPLPPLSRLSSKEPSPLLTVHLVDILYSYCFTLRLYNGDWRSDALGSVMVVLSVSSVLGQGAQPETVLEALSHCLEQVCCPAYRHIGGLQFGLGVIDDVISLLGLGTPALVCALRDMHWCIQEGEKEAKSERPRKSQRGGTRSAIKLAERKIYFIMCWVHEQPEEVWSSLAAIVRAEKTSAMEFQQINRSEDLNNKTEAKGKSLIQEI; encoded by the exons ATGGCTGATAATATTGTTACCTCCAGCAATTCTTCTACGGCCTCGCTGAACCCTACTCGGATAATCTGTCACGTATGTCAGAAGCAGTTTTCCCAGTACACGTGTCCTCGATGCAATTCGCGATACTGTTCCCTCCAATGTTACAAA TCCCATAGTCTCCGTTGCACTGAATCCTTCATGAAAGAAAATGTAGTTCAGCAACTTCACCAAATGCAGCCTGATgaacaaactaaaaataagatgtTGGACATACTGAAAAGATTTCATTCACAAGAGGAAATGGATGAGGATT ATTCAACTTTATCAGAGGAGACAATGGAAAAAATTTTGTCTG GACAGGAAATCAGCTTTGACGATTTATCACTTGAAGAAAAGAAACGGTTTCACATAGCAATTGCTTATGGGGAACTGAGCAAGATGATCAAACCATGGGATCCATGGTGGTCAAAGCCTTCTGCAAGAAACATCTGTCTCAGTAAGGAAGGAACTCAGCTTGTTCAACCTATTCCAGATCAGGAATTGCTAGATGATGATATTGGAAGTGATGAATTCAGCAAAGTTCCTCTTGGACCTGAAACTCCACTTCCTCCTCTAAGCAGGCTTAGTTCCAAGGAGCCATCACCCCTTTTAACAGTTCACCTAGTCGATATTCTGTATAGCTATTGCTTCACTCTTCGTCTCTACAATGGAGATTGGAGGTCAGATGCCTTAGGGTCAGTCATGGTTGTATTGAGTGTGTCCTCGGTGTTGGGTCAAGGTGCACAGCCGGAGACAGTACTAGAAGCCCTTTCTCATTGCTTGGAGCAGGTATGCTGTCCAGCTTACAGACACATTGGAGGATTGCAATTTGGTTTGGGTGTCATTGATGATGTGATCAGTCTGCTTGGTTTGGGAACTCCTGCATTGGTTTGTGCCCTTCGTGATATGCATTGGTGCATTCAAGAAGGCGAAAAGGAGGCCAAATCAGAAAGGCCAAGAAAGTCCCAGAGAGGTGGGACTAGAAGTGCCATTAAGCTGGCTGAAAGGAAGATATATTTCATCATGTGTTGGGTTCATGAGCAGCCAGAGGAAGTCTGGTCTTCCTTAGCAGCCATTGTAAGAGCAGAAAAGACATCAGCCATGGAATTTCAACAGATCAATAGATCTGAAGATTTGAACAATAAGACAGAGGCCAAAGGCAAAAGTTTAATCCAGGAGATTTAA
- the LOC100807742 gene encoding zinc finger HIT domain-containing protein 2 isoform X1, with protein MADNIVTSSNSSTASLNPTRIICHVCQKQFSQYTCPRCNSRYCSLQCYKSHSLRCTESFMKENVVQQLHQMQPDEQTKNKMLDILKRFHSQEEMDEDSFADSTLSEETMEKILSGQEISFDDLSLEEKKRFHIAIAYGELSKMIKPWDPWWSKPSARNICLSKEGTQLVQPIPDQELLDDDIGSDEFSKVPLGPETPLPPLSRLSSKEPSPLLTVHLVDILYSYCFTLRLYNGDWRSDALGSVMVVLSVSSVLGQGAQPETVLEALSHCLEQVCCPAYRHIGGLQFGLGVIDDVISLLGLGTPALVCALRDMHWCIQEGEKEAKSERPRKSQRGGTRSAIKLAERKIYFIMCWVHEQPEEVWSSLAAIVRAEKTSAMEFQQINRSEDLNNKTEAKGKSLIQEI; from the exons ATGGCTGATAATATTGTTACCTCCAGCAATTCTTCTACGGCCTCGCTGAACCCTACTCGGATAATCTGTCACGTATGTCAGAAGCAGTTTTCCCAGTACACGTGTCCTCGATGCAATTCGCGATACTGTTCCCTCCAATGTTACAAA TCCCATAGTCTCCGTTGCACTGAATCCTTCATGAAAGAAAATGTAGTTCAGCAACTTCACCAAATGCAGCCTGATgaacaaactaaaaataagatgtTGGACATACTGAAAAGATTTCATTCACAAGAGGAAATGGATGAGGATT CTTTTGCAGATTCAACTTTATCAGAGGAGACAATGGAAAAAATTTTGTCTG GACAGGAAATCAGCTTTGACGATTTATCACTTGAAGAAAAGAAACGGTTTCACATAGCAATTGCTTATGGGGAACTGAGCAAGATGATCAAACCATGGGATCCATGGTGGTCAAAGCCTTCTGCAAGAAACATCTGTCTCAGTAAGGAAGGAACTCAGCTTGTTCAACCTATTCCAGATCAGGAATTGCTAGATGATGATATTGGAAGTGATGAATTCAGCAAAGTTCCTCTTGGACCTGAAACTCCACTTCCTCCTCTAAGCAGGCTTAGTTCCAAGGAGCCATCACCCCTTTTAACAGTTCACCTAGTCGATATTCTGTATAGCTATTGCTTCACTCTTCGTCTCTACAATGGAGATTGGAGGTCAGATGCCTTAGGGTCAGTCATGGTTGTATTGAGTGTGTCCTCGGTGTTGGGTCAAGGTGCACAGCCGGAGACAGTACTAGAAGCCCTTTCTCATTGCTTGGAGCAGGTATGCTGTCCAGCTTACAGACACATTGGAGGATTGCAATTTGGTTTGGGTGTCATTGATGATGTGATCAGTCTGCTTGGTTTGGGAACTCCTGCATTGGTTTGTGCCCTTCGTGATATGCATTGGTGCATTCAAGAAGGCGAAAAGGAGGCCAAATCAGAAAGGCCAAGAAAGTCCCAGAGAGGTGGGACTAGAAGTGCCATTAAGCTGGCTGAAAGGAAGATATATTTCATCATGTGTTGGGTTCATGAGCAGCCAGAGGAAGTCTGGTCTTCCTTAGCAGCCATTGTAAGAGCAGAAAAGACATCAGCCATGGAATTTCAACAGATCAATAGATCTGAAGATTTGAACAATAAGACAGAGGCCAAAGGCAAAAGTTTAATCCAGGAGATTTAA